A part of Paenibacillus donghaensis genomic DNA contains:
- a CDS encoding MerR family transcriptional regulator, producing the protein MQNIRGGIDTEYTVQKLGKLAGVSTRTLRYYDEFGLLKPARINSSGYRIYGQAEVDRLQQILFYRELGLGLESIRGMVTSPSFDGATALREHHEQLLQRRTQLDLLIATVEQTLAHTEGRMIMSNADKFTGFKQKMVDDNEQKYGAEIRDKYGDDVVNESNRQMLGMTEAQYADMQKVEQDMLQLLEQAIQTGDPASEPAQQAADLHRQWLGFSWSSYSKEAHAGVAEMYVADERFTAYYDKHAPGMAEFLRDAVLIYTSTQK; encoded by the coding sequence TTGCAGAATATAAGAGGAGGGATTGATACGGAATATACCGTTCAGAAGCTTGGGAAGCTGGCGGGAGTCAGCACACGGACTCTGCGTTATTACGATGAGTTTGGTCTGCTGAAGCCCGCCAGAATCAACTCCTCCGGTTATCGCATTTATGGCCAGGCTGAGGTGGACCGGCTGCAGCAGATTCTTTTTTATCGTGAGCTTGGGCTTGGGCTGGAGAGTATCCGGGGGATGGTAACCTCACCGTCCTTTGACGGAGCAACCGCACTGCGCGAGCATCATGAGCAGCTGCTGCAGCGCAGAACACAATTAGATCTATTAATCGCCACTGTCGAGCAGACGCTGGCACATACCGAAGGGAGAATGATTATGAGTAATGCAGACAAATTCACAGGCTTTAAGCAGAAAATGGTAGACGACAACGAACAGAAATACGGAGCGGAAATCCGTGACAAATACGGAGATGATGTGGTGAATGAGTCCAACCGCCAGATGCTTGGCATGACAGAGGCTCAATACGCCGATATGCAAAAGGTAGAGCAAGACATGCTCCAGCTGCTGGAGCAGGCAATTCAGACTGGAGATCCGGCCAGTGAACCGGCTCAGCAAGCCGCTGACCTGCACCGCCAGTGGCTGGGCTTTTCTTGGAGCAGCTATTCCAAGGAAGCGCATGCCGGGGTGGCAGAGATGTATGTAGCCGACGAACGATTTACAGCCTATTACGATAAGCACGCACCGGGGATGGCTGAATTCCTCAGAGATGCAGTCCTGATCTACACCAGCACGCAGAAGTAA
- the glgP gene encoding alpha-glucan family phosphorylase → MNKNQLPSVAYFSMEYGLHSDFKMYAGGLGILAGDYIKGAKDINAPIIPIGLKWKQGYTDQKIDADGKPYDSYYNYIYDFLEDTGVKVTVKVRRTDVVCKVWKTDHFGNNPLYLLDTDIPENNDAWITGQLYGWFGEERIAQEIVLGIGGVKAMRALGIPIDVYHFNEGHAALAAIELIREKMSGGSTFEEAWKATRQEVVFTTHTPIKEGNETHPLDRLEYMGAFNGLTRDQMERIGGEPFNMTVAGLRLSRISNAVAQLHADTSNKMWKEVAGRSEIIGITNAIHTPTWVDERITRTYESGGDLWAVHKEIKGELIRFIQERSGIALNADNLLIGFSRRAAPYKRSDLIFSQPDIIEPYLENGKVQIVFSGKAHPLDDNGKLIVSNLVAMMKKYPKSVVFLENYDMTIGAQLTRGSDIWLNNPRRPLEASGTSGMKAAMNGVLNCSILDGWWPEACLDGENGWQIGDGFETNDFAVLDKHDSDALYDTLLKRVVPTFYEDQEKWVQMMRRSIETTRTEFATKRMLEEYYNRMYIQ, encoded by the coding sequence GTGAACAAGAACCAGTTACCGTCCGTAGCCTATTTCAGCATGGAGTATGGGCTTCATTCCGATTTCAAAATGTACGCCGGAGGTCTTGGCATTCTTGCCGGAGATTATATCAAAGGAGCTAAAGATATTAACGCGCCTATCATCCCGATTGGATTGAAGTGGAAGCAGGGTTACACCGATCAGAAGATCGATGCTGACGGCAAGCCTTACGACTCCTATTACAACTACATTTATGATTTCCTTGAGGATACAGGCGTCAAGGTTACCGTCAAGGTCCGCCGAACCGATGTGGTCTGCAAAGTATGGAAGACCGATCATTTTGGCAACAACCCGCTTTACCTGCTGGATACAGATATTCCCGAGAACAACGATGCCTGGATTACCGGGCAGCTGTATGGCTGGTTCGGCGAGGAACGGATTGCACAGGAGATTGTGCTTGGTATCGGCGGTGTGAAGGCTATGCGTGCGCTCGGGATCCCAATTGATGTGTACCATTTCAACGAAGGACATGCCGCACTAGCCGCCATCGAACTGATTCGTGAGAAAATGTCCGGGGGCAGCACGTTTGAGGAGGCCTGGAAAGCTACACGCCAGGAGGTTGTGTTCACGACGCATACTCCGATCAAGGAAGGCAACGAAACCCATCCGCTCGACCGTCTGGAGTATATGGGGGCCTTCAACGGCTTGACCCGTGACCAGATGGAGCGCATCGGCGGCGAGCCGTTCAATATGACGGTAGCGGGCCTGCGGCTCTCACGCATCTCCAATGCAGTAGCCCAGCTGCATGCCGATACCTCCAACAAAATGTGGAAGGAAGTCGCCGGCAGATCGGAGATTATCGGCATCACCAACGCGATTCACACGCCTACCTGGGTCGATGAACGAATCACCCGCACCTATGAGAGCGGTGGCGACCTATGGGCAGTCCATAAGGAGATCAAAGGCGAGCTGATCCGGTTCATCCAGGAACGTTCCGGCATTGCCCTGAACGCCGACAACCTCTTGATAGGCTTCTCGCGCCGGGCGGCACCTTATAAGCGCAGTGATTTGATTTTCTCGCAGCCGGATATCATTGAGCCTTATCTGGAGAATGGCAAGGTGCAGATCGTCTTCTCCGGCAAAGCCCATCCGCTGGATGACAATGGCAAGCTGATCGTCAGCAACCTGGTCGCCATGATGAAAAAATACCCGAAAAGCGTCGTTTTCCTCGAAAACTACGATATGACGATTGGAGCGCAGCTGACCCGGGGATCAGACATCTGGCTTAATAACCCGCGCCGTCCGCTGGAAGCGAGCGGCACCTCAGGCATGAAGGCGGCTATGAACGGGGTGCTTAACTGTTCGATTCTAGATGGCTGGTGGCCGGAAGCCTGCCTCGACGGCGAGAATGGCTGGCAGATTGGCGACGGATTTGAGACGAACGACTTCGCCGTACTGGATAAGCATGACAGCGATGCACTGTATGATACATTGCTGAAGCGTGTGGTGCCTACTTTTTATGAGGATCAAGAGAAATGGGTACAGATGATGAGACGCAGCATTGAGACCACCCGCACCGAATTTGCCACCAAACGGATGCTGGAGGAATATTACAACCGGATGTACATTCAATAG
- a CDS encoding Cof-type HAD-IIB family hydrolase, with protein sequence MVGIRIVFFDLDGTVVDNLTEQVPESTVRSIAKLQEKKIQVVLATGRSYYLAKPVGDMLGVSNYINFSGAYIRLQDHEMYKDPILPQDLEQLRRISQLRGDHLSCFGIEESFSNGLAADIALPILKNIDCQAIPDMFTEREVEYMGMCLFLDRGQIEEYRQISGDLQFYHWGGDYPNAYNIERLGNNKARAVERVMAHFDIEPGEAMAFGDGGNDIEMLQTVGTGIAMGNASDRLKEQADFVTRSVDQDGIEYALKYYGLIGD encoded by the coding sequence ATGGTGGGTATCCGCATTGTGTTTTTTGATCTGGATGGAACGGTTGTCGATAATCTTACGGAGCAGGTGCCGGAATCGACGGTCCGCAGTATTGCGAAGCTGCAGGAGAAGAAGATTCAGGTAGTTCTGGCAACAGGACGATCCTATTATTTAGCCAAGCCGGTCGGTGATATGCTGGGAGTAAGCAATTATATTAATTTTAGCGGTGCATACATAAGATTGCAGGACCATGAAATGTACAAGGACCCTATTCTGCCTCAAGACTTGGAACAGCTGCGGCGGATCAGTCAATTACGGGGGGACCATTTGTCCTGTTTTGGAATCGAAGAGAGCTTCTCCAATGGACTGGCTGCGGATATCGCTCTGCCGATTCTGAAGAATATTGATTGTCAGGCTATTCCGGATATGTTCACTGAACGCGAGGTGGAGTACATGGGGATGTGCTTGTTTCTGGATCGGGGGCAGATCGAAGAATACCGCCAGATTTCCGGGGATCTGCAGTTCTATCATTGGGGAGGCGATTACCCGAATGCCTATAACATTGAGCGGCTTGGAAACAATAAGGCCCGGGCGGTGGAGCGGGTTATGGCGCATTTTGATATAGAGCCTGGGGAAGCGATGGCTTTTGGGGATGGTGGCAATGATATAGAGATGCTGCAGACCGTTGGAACGGGAATCGCCATGGGTAATGCCAGTGACCGTTTGAAGGAACAGGCTGATTTCGTAACCCGCAGTGTGGACCAGGATGGAATCGAATATGCACTGAAGTATTATGGACTTATAGGTGATTAG
- a CDS encoding sugar ABC transporter substrate-binding protein, with protein MKLTKTILLLSVLVTASSVSACSTNNNNSAASPSSPAETHPQTTGTGEEEGLEPEPGAKLIIWEGKDEKPFIDAIAQKFTAKYNIPVEFQEVPPTEQRKKLKTDGPAGLGADILIMPHNTLGDAVASGIILPNDFYAEETQAGYPKEIVDAVSLDGMIYGYPRNVETYLLYYNKTLVNQKDLESWDSIISFAKGYNDVANNKFGFMWQVTDFYYNYSWIASNGGYVFGANGTDPKDIGLNNDGAIEGMKFYQSLREALPINGVDATADVKTNLFQTGKLPINMDGVSQLGNFTEEKLGFEVGAVPLPPLPNGKSMISFAGVKAYYVSSFSKFPNAAKLFIHYATTEEAALENFKLTGIIPTRNGMDTVPEITSNEIVKAFTNQIKNSQPMPNVLPATQIWGPSTAALELIWNGGDVKEILDKSVEDIKAGIEQQAKK; from the coding sequence ATGAAACTCACAAAAACAATACTTTTACTCTCAGTCCTTGTGACAGCAAGCAGTGTTAGCGCATGTTCAACAAACAATAACAATTCGGCTGCAAGTCCAAGCTCTCCAGCAGAGACCCACCCGCAGACAACCGGGACTGGGGAAGAAGAAGGACTGGAGCCAGAACCCGGTGCAAAATTAATTATCTGGGAAGGCAAAGACGAGAAGCCGTTCATCGATGCGATTGCACAAAAGTTTACAGCAAAATACAATATCCCGGTTGAATTTCAGGAAGTTCCTCCTACAGAGCAAAGGAAAAAATTGAAAACCGACGGGCCAGCCGGGTTAGGCGCAGATATTCTGATTATGCCTCATAATACGCTGGGGGATGCAGTTGCCTCGGGTATTATACTCCCAAATGATTTCTACGCAGAGGAAACCCAGGCAGGTTATCCCAAGGAGATTGTGGATGCTGTATCCTTGGATGGAATGATCTATGGATATCCCCGCAATGTAGAAACTTATCTTTTGTACTACAATAAAACGCTTGTTAACCAAAAAGACTTGGAGTCATGGGACAGCATCATTTCATTTGCCAAAGGCTATAATGACGTGGCCAATAATAAATTCGGCTTTATGTGGCAAGTAACTGACTTTTACTATAACTATTCATGGATTGCCAGCAATGGAGGGTATGTGTTCGGAGCTAATGGAACCGATCCTAAGGATATCGGCCTAAATAATGATGGCGCTATTGAAGGCATGAAGTTCTATCAAAGTTTACGTGAGGCGCTGCCTATTAATGGCGTAGACGCAACAGCGGACGTAAAAACAAACCTTTTTCAGACCGGAAAGCTGCCAATTAATATGGACGGCGTTTCTCAATTGGGTAATTTCACAGAGGAAAAGCTTGGATTCGAGGTGGGAGCCGTTCCGCTTCCGCCACTGCCAAATGGTAAATCCATGATCAGCTTTGCAGGAGTGAAAGCTTATTATGTAAGCTCATTCAGCAAATTTCCGAATGCCGCAAAGCTGTTTATCCATTATGCGACCACGGAGGAAGCGGCGCTGGAAAACTTCAAATTAACCGGTATTATTCCGACACGTAATGGCATGGACACAGTTCCTGAGATTACCAGCAATGAAATTGTAAAGGCCTTCACGAATCAAATTAAAAATTCACAGCCGATGCCGAACGTTCTTCCTGCAACCCAAATCTGGGGGCCTTCGACCGCTGCGTTGGAATTGATCTGGAATGGCGGCGATGTGAAGGAGATTCTGGATAAGTCTGTAGAAGACATTAAAGCCGGAATTGAACAACAGGCTAAAAAATAA
- the rbsK gene encoding ribokinase encodes MDIVVIGSLNMDMVVRSGRAPEAGETVIGDSFVLSAGGKGANQAVAAARLGSTVRLVGKVGADAFGSELLEIIKQEGIDSEYLSVSGSRSTGVASIVLEESGENRIIVVPGANMELTADDIQLLEPVITGAKLLVMQLEMDLHMTEQAVGIAHASGIPVILNPAPAQRLSDELLSHVTYLTPNETEAGILSGVQVDNLDSAREAAAVLLRKGVQNVIMTLGAQGALIVNSQGQIHVPGFPVKAVVDTVAAGDSFNGALAQQLTAGRSLEEAVTFANAVGALAVGKAGAIPSLPTLAEVEQFLERADSVR; translated from the coding sequence GTGGATATCGTTGTAATAGGAAGCTTGAACATGGATATGGTCGTTCGTTCGGGCCGTGCCCCTGAAGCAGGGGAGACGGTTATTGGTGATAGCTTCGTGCTATCGGCAGGCGGCAAAGGAGCCAATCAGGCCGTGGCCGCAGCGCGGCTCGGCAGCACAGTGAGGCTGGTCGGCAAGGTAGGCGCGGATGCTTTTGGCAGCGAGCTGCTGGAGATTATTAAGCAAGAAGGCATAGATAGCGAATATCTGTCCGTAAGCGGCAGCCGGTCTACCGGAGTGGCTTCGATTGTGCTGGAGGAGAGCGGCGAGAACCGGATCATCGTCGTACCGGGAGCCAATATGGAGCTTACGGCAGACGATATTCAGCTGCTGGAGCCGGTGATTACCGGGGCTAAGCTGCTGGTTATGCAGCTGGAGATGGATCTGCACATGACGGAGCAGGCTGTCGGGATCGCCCATGCTTCCGGGATTCCGGTGATTCTGAATCCGGCACCTGCCCAGAGATTAAGCGATGAGCTGTTAAGCCATGTTACTTATCTGACGCCGAATGAAACGGAAGCGGGTATATTATCAGGCGTTCAGGTGGACAACCTCGACAGTGCACGGGAAGCTGCAGCCGTCCTGCTGCGAAAGGGCGTGCAGAATGTCATTATGACCTTGGGCGCACAGGGAGCGCTGATTGTTAATTCGCAAGGGCAGATTCATGTTCCCGGCTTCCCGGTGAAGGCCGTGGTGGATACAGTGGCCGCCGGAGATTCCTTCAATGGAGCTTTGGCGCAGCAGCTGACTGCTGGCCGCAGTCTGGAGGAAGCCGTAACCTTCGCGAACGCTGTCGGCGCACTGGCAGTGGGCAAGGCCGGAGCGATTCCTTCGCTGCCGACGCTGGCTGAGGTGGAGCAATTTCTGGAGCGCGCGGACAGCGTGCGATAG
- a CDS encoding sporulation protein Cse60, protein MIQVKEFVDADNSYAENKANEFLAGLLEEQIVNICYGSVVKSARDGSEHQRTTILVVYKTYEKQ, encoded by the coding sequence ATGATACAAGTCAAAGAGTTTGTGGATGCAGACAATTCCTATGCGGAGAACAAAGCGAATGAATTCCTGGCAGGCCTGCTGGAGGAGCAGATTGTGAATATTTGTTATGGTTCGGTGGTCAAATCCGCGCGTGACGGGTCAGAGCATCAGCGAACTACGATTCTGGTTGTGTATAAGACGTATGAAAAACAGTAG
- a CDS encoding carbohydrate ABC transporter permease, translated as MNQHRKRAVFLSIMAMGLGQIYNRQYIKGILLLLLYGCGLYYVILNLKQALWGIVTLGENNQHLELVGKVYKMVPGDHSIFLIVQALIVLFAFMVFICAYIANIKDAYRVGKLREQEGIPRNFIATLYYINQQKFPQLIIALPLAFVLFFTVLPLVFSIMVAFTNYSSPKHLPPANLIDWIGFEAFKELFTLSKWARTFYGVFTWNIIWAVLATISTFFGGFGVALMVQHSRTRFKSFWRTIYILPFAIPSFVSFLIMRNMFNSQFGPVNQYLKWLGIQGPAWLSDPTWAKVTVLLVNLWHGYPISMLLIIGILTTIPKELYQAAEVDGASAFQKFNMITFPSVMFSLSPILIGMFAGNVNSFSTIFLLTNGNPANSEYQFAGSTDILITWLYNLTMNQGNYNFASVIGIIIFVILASLSIWNFRRTRSFREEDVN; from the coding sequence ATGAACCAGCATAGGAAGAGAGCCGTATTTCTCTCCATCATGGCTATGGGACTTGGGCAAATATATAATCGCCAGTATATCAAAGGAATTCTGCTGCTCCTCCTATATGGCTGCGGATTATATTACGTCATCTTGAATTTGAAGCAGGCATTGTGGGGAATTGTTACTCTTGGCGAGAATAATCAGCATCTCGAACTGGTCGGGAAGGTATACAAGATGGTTCCCGGCGATCATTCGATTTTCCTGATTGTGCAGGCCTTGATTGTCTTATTTGCCTTCATGGTATTTATCTGTGCATACATTGCAAACATTAAAGATGCCTATCGGGTTGGAAAGCTTCGTGAACAGGAGGGTATACCCCGGAATTTCATCGCTACTCTGTACTATATTAATCAACAGAAATTTCCGCAGTTAATTATTGCCCTGCCGCTTGCGTTCGTGTTGTTTTTCACCGTATTGCCGTTAGTGTTTTCGATTATGGTTGCTTTCACCAATTACTCTTCTCCAAAGCATTTGCCTCCTGCCAATTTAATTGATTGGATCGGATTTGAGGCATTCAAGGAATTATTCACCTTAAGCAAATGGGCTAGAACCTTCTATGGAGTATTCACATGGAATATTATCTGGGCGGTTCTTGCGACTATAAGCACTTTTTTTGGAGGATTTGGTGTAGCGCTTATGGTTCAGCATTCAAGAACGCGCTTTAAATCGTTCTGGCGGACGATCTATATTCTCCCCTTTGCGATTCCCAGCTTTGTTTCGTTCTTAATTATGCGCAATATGTTTAATTCTCAGTTCGGGCCTGTCAATCAATATCTGAAATGGTTGGGTATTCAAGGTCCTGCATGGCTCTCGGATCCAACCTGGGCCAAAGTAACGGTGTTGCTGGTTAATCTCTGGCATGGTTATCCCATATCGATGCTGCTCATTATAGGAATCCTGACGACAATTCCCAAAGAGCTATATCAAGCGGCGGAAGTAGATGGAGCATCGGCATTTCAGAAATTTAATATGATTACATTTCCAAGCGTCATGTTCTCACTATCGCCAATACTGATTGGCATGTTCGCCGGAAACGTAAACAGCTTCAGCACTATTTTCTTGTTAACCAATGGCAATCCGGCCAACAGTGAGTATCAATTTGCCGGCAGCACAGATATTCTGATCACGTGGTTATACAACCTGACAATGAACCAGGGGAATTACAATTTTGCCTCCGTAATCGGCATCATTATCTTTGTTATACTGGCGAGCTTGTCTATTTGGAATTTCCGCCGGACGCGTTCGTTCAGAGAGGAGGATGTGAACTGA
- a CDS encoding helix-turn-helix transcriptional regulator, with product MTDKVIRIFKIINAIQSHPGITAADLAFKCDVNIRTVYRDLELLSHIAPVTNEGRGTGYKFMGKFFLYPLDFSEQEALAFSLLPSVLNPDKIPPGFSTAYDKVMGTHRKEKSKQNGILENIADIIQMGTPAYRKQSRNFLQPIISAILEEKSIRTVYHSQSRNALTQREIDPYYLIPRDQRFYLIGFCHLKQAIRTFRISRFQEVEVTDSPFDKGGFNIKQYLKNTWSIDRGSKNITFKVRFHPEIARYIKEEELFVHPRMIDEPGGALLFEVTVNNEKEFMKWILQYGPNAEILEPASSRERLKQQLEQWTQMYRQEDGNSLSLTPEGIGDKLS from the coding sequence ATGACTGATAAAGTAATTCGAATATTCAAGATAATAAACGCGATCCAATCTCATCCGGGAATTACTGCGGCGGATCTGGCCTTCAAATGTGATGTCAACATCAGGACGGTGTACAGGGATCTAGAACTGCTGAGCCATATTGCGCCTGTAACCAATGAAGGCAGAGGCACGGGGTATAAATTTATGGGCAAGTTCTTCCTGTACCCGCTGGATTTCTCGGAGCAGGAGGCCTTGGCCTTCTCGCTGCTGCCTTCCGTGCTGAATCCCGATAAGATCCCTCCAGGCTTCTCCACCGCATATGATAAGGTAATGGGAACCCATCGGAAGGAGAAGTCCAAACAGAACGGGATTCTTGAGAACATCGCCGACATCATTCAGATGGGCACACCAGCGTACCGCAAGCAGAGCCGCAACTTTTTGCAGCCGATCATCAGTGCCATTCTGGAGGAAAAAAGCATCCGCACCGTGTATCATTCGCAATCGCGTAATGCCCTCACCCAGCGTGAGATCGATCCGTATTATTTGATTCCGCGTGACCAGCGCTTTTATCTGATCGGTTTTTGCCATTTGAAGCAGGCGATCCGCACCTTCCGAATCAGCCGTTTTCAGGAGGTAGAGGTTACGGACAGTCCGTTTGATAAAGGCGGCTTCAATATTAAGCAGTACCTGAAGAACACCTGGTCCATTGACCGAGGCAGCAAAAATATCACTTTCAAGGTCCGCTTTCATCCGGAAATCGCACGCTACATCAAGGAGGAGGAGCTGTTTGTCCATCCGCGAATGATAGACGAGCCAGGCGGCGCGCTGCTGTTCGAGGTGACTGTCAACAATGAAAAGGAATTTATGAAATGGATTCTGCAGTACGGGCCTAATGCGGAGATTCTGGAGCCGGCTTCGTCTAGAGAACGCTTGAAGCAGCAGCTCGAGCAGTGGACGCAGATGTACCGCCAGGAAGACGGAAACTCTTTGTCTTTGACTCCTGAGGGAATCGGTGATAAGCTTAGCTGA
- the aroD gene encoding type I 3-dehydroquinate dehydratase yields MSGTLTIKKVVIGTGQPKICVPLVGATLGELLQEAEGLKRLAPDLVEWRADFYEQVEDHEAVLHTLGELRAILADLPLIFTFRSAREGGEREISAEYYAALNKAAARSGNADLIDVELFSGEAQVKELVAAAHEHGVFVIISNHNFHKTPPAEEIVERLRAAQALGGDLPKIAVMPQQPGDVLTLLAATLQMKEHYADRPIITMSMAGTGAVSRLSGELFGSAVTFGAGQKASAPGQMAVAELRQALALLHRGL; encoded by the coding sequence ATGAGTGGTACGTTAACGATTAAAAAGGTAGTGATTGGCACAGGGCAGCCGAAGATCTGTGTGCCGCTGGTAGGCGCCACGCTCGGCGAGCTGTTGCAGGAAGCGGAAGGCCTGAAGCGGCTGGCTCCCGACCTGGTGGAGTGGCGGGCGGATTTCTATGAGCAGGTGGAGGATCATGAAGCGGTACTGCACACGCTGGGAGAGCTTCGTGCCATCCTCGCCGATCTGCCGTTGATCTTCACCTTCCGCAGCGCCCGTGAAGGCGGGGAACGAGAGATCAGTGCCGAATATTATGCGGCGCTTAACAAGGCAGCGGCGAGGAGCGGCAACGCGGATCTGATCGATGTGGAGCTGTTCAGCGGCGAGGCTCAGGTCAAGGAGCTGGTGGCTGCGGCACACGAACACGGGGTGTTCGTGATTATCTCGAACCATAACTTCCATAAGACCCCTCCTGCGGAGGAGATTGTGGAACGTCTGCGCGCCGCCCAGGCCTTGGGCGGCGACCTGCCCAAAATCGCCGTGATGCCGCAGCAGCCCGGCGATGTGCTGACTCTGCTTGCGGCTACGCTGCAGATGAAGGAGCATTACGCCGACCGGCCGATCATCACGATGTCGATGGCCGGAACGGGGGCAGTTAGCCGTTTGTCCGGCGAGCTGTTTGGCTCGGCGGTTACTTTTGGCGCGGGGCAGAAGGCCTCGGCCCCGGGCCAGATGGCTGTCGCGGAGCTGCGGCAGGCGCTGGCGCTGCTGCACCGCGGGTTGTAG
- a CDS encoding histidine phosphatase family protein produces the protein MHLYVIRHAQTTMNIGQGGGANCGLSDIGRWQAQQIPDFFQNIKIKTIYCSPLRRAIVSALPLAHFCNLPIILVPEMSEMFLEEWTEYRDYEWQSRIEIVSGYHNVRFIHTHDQNEQWWPVWPEKPSAVRVRVQSFYDDHLAPELSTENHFVVFGHGQSTADLKQIANPGDTIPVYNAGIVEFVMDSAGLCKSAVVHTEHLGIHVSD, from the coding sequence TTGCATTTGTATGTAATTAGACACGCACAGACTACGATGAATATCGGACAAGGAGGAGGGGCGAATTGCGGGCTATCCGATATCGGCAGGTGGCAGGCCCAGCAAATACCGGATTTTTTCCAAAACATAAAGATCAAGACTATTTATTGCAGTCCCCTTAGAAGAGCGATTGTATCCGCATTGCCTCTTGCCCATTTTTGTAATTTGCCGATTATTCTTGTTCCTGAAATGTCTGAGATGTTTCTGGAAGAGTGGACGGAGTACAGGGATTATGAATGGCAAAGCCGCATTGAAATTGTAAGCGGTTACCATAATGTGCGATTCATACATACCCATGATCAGAATGAACAATGGTGGCCGGTATGGCCAGAGAAACCAAGTGCAGTAAGGGTAAGGGTACAATCTTTCTACGATGATCATCTCGCTCCGGAGCTAAGTACTGAGAACCATTTTGTTGTATTTGGGCATGGTCAATCTACGGCCGATCTGAAGCAAATCGCTAATCCTGGCGATACCATTCCTGTTTACAATGCAGGCATTGTCGAATTTGTTATGGATTCCGCCGGATTATGCAAGTCTGCTGTAGTGCATACAGAGCATCTTGGAATTCATGTTTCAGATTAA
- a CDS encoding discoidin domain-containing protein yields MQLQGTNSFKKVGIVFAALIVASAISLTGASAAGNIVPVMTSNTSPAGTASASSEWAFHEAYKAFDHDTSTYYSTSSGSTGYLQYRFGTSKRVTSYRLTTSSQPLANVPKTWTLQGSSNGGSWVVLSSQSNTYSPSSSYYFTLSSTGDYDSYRLVITANNGAYSTSVAELELYE; encoded by the coding sequence ATGCAATTGCAAGGAACAAACAGCTTCAAAAAAGTGGGTATAGTATTTGCGGCTCTGATTGTTGCTTCCGCCATCAGCTTAACCGGAGCCAGCGCTGCCGGCAATATTGTTCCTGTTATGACATCCAACACCAGCCCGGCGGGCACCGCATCCGCCAGCAGCGAATGGGCATTTCATGAAGCCTATAAGGCCTTTGACCATGATACCAGCACTTATTATTCCACCTCCAGCGGCAGTACAGGATATCTGCAATACCGATTCGGCACATCTAAGAGAGTAACCAGCTATAGGCTTACAACCTCCTCCCAGCCTCTGGCGAATGTTCCGAAGACCTGGACCCTGCAAGGCTCCAGTAACGGCGGCAGCTGGGTGGTCCTCAGCAGCCAATCCAATACCTATTCTCCGAGTTCCTCCTACTATTTCACCCTCTCCAGCACTGGCGACTATGACAGCTACCGGCTGGTCATTACCGCTAACAACGGAGCTTATTCCACTTCAGTAGCTGAACTGGAATTGTACGAGTAG